TCTGAAGATGGAACACTACGTCGGCACCGCCGCGAAGTCCGGCGAGCCGACGGTCCGCTACCCGATGCCCGAGGGGAGCGTCGAGGGAAAGGACGTCCTCATCATCGACGACATCGCCGACACCGGCGGCTCGATCGAGCGCGCCCACGAGTACGTGACCGACCGCGACGCGGGCGAGGTGCGCACCGCGACCCTCCAGTTGCTCCAGACGAGCGAGTTCGAACCCGACTACATCGGCGAACGCCTCGAAGACTGGACCTGGGTCGTCTACCCGTGGAACTTCATCGAGGACATGGTCGACCTGATCGCGGGCGTCATGGAGAAAGCCGACGCGGAGACGTTCACCGCCGACGACGTCCGATACTACCTCAACGAGTACCACCAGATCGAGCGCATCGAGATGGAGATCGCCCAGCCCAACCGCCTCCCCGAGGTGCTCACCGAGATGGAGCGCCGCGACGTCGTCGAGCGGGCCGCCTCCGGCGAGTGGACCCTCGCCGAGTGAGGACGCCGCCGCGAGCGCGTGCCGGATAGTAGTTCGCGCAAGATTCTCCTCCCGACCAGCGTGACGTCCGACGATGAACGTCCACGAGGTGGACCTCGTCGACACGTGCCTGCAGGCGGTCCGCTACGAGCGCGGGGAGCGGTACGACCCCGCGGCCGACGAGCACTTCGCGGCCTACGACGACCTCGACGAGTTCTTCGCGACCGCCGGGCCCCGGGTCCGGACCGACGTCGGCCGCGAACTGTTCGAGGACGCCCGCGAACGGTACGAGGCGGCCAAACGCGACCGCGACGGGGATCGCGACCGCTGACCTACCCGCTGGTGGGCGCCGGGAACGGGAACGGTCCCG
The Salinilacihabitans rarus DNA segment above includes these coding regions:
- a CDS encoding phosphoribosyltransferase, which produces MSELPDDFKCTITNWEYIYSLCRDVSGEVRRDAFEPDVVVALARGGWFAGRCLCDFLGLDDLTSLKMEHYVGTAAKSGEPTVRYPMPEGSVEGKDVLIIDDIADTGGSIERAHEYVTDRDAGEVRTATLQLLQTSEFEPDYIGERLEDWTWVVYPWNFIEDMVDLIAGVMEKADAETFTADDVRYYLNEYHQIERIEMEIAQPNRLPEVLTEMERRDVVERAASGEWTLAE